In Methanobacteriaceae archaeon, the following proteins share a genomic window:
- the tfrA gene encoding fumarate reductase (CoM/CoB) subunit TfrA translates to MESEFYKCDVLIIGSGGAGCRAAIEVSNHNLKPIIVSKGLSFKSGCTGMAEGGYNAAFAYVDCDDNTNIHYEDTLKGGGFINDPELARILVDESPERLVDLENYGAMFDRQESGELDQRPFGGQTFRRTCFQGDRTGHEMITALKEEVIRREITTLDEIMITALITDENREKVQGAVGLSLKDSKILIFHAKSTIMATGGAGQIYPVTSNTVQKGGDGFALAWNAGADLIDMEQVQFHPTGMVYPDSRKGVLVTEAVRGEGGILLDKEGNRFMGNYDSRMELATRDVVARAIYNEIRGGRGTKNGGVFLDVTHIDPELIEEKLETMILQFQDVGVDIRKEPMEVAPTAHHFMGGVKIDENGHSSVENLFAAGEVTGGVHGANRLGGNALADTQVFGERAGKAAAENALKSGDELNQAFVEKEEKRIQGKIQDGDIPPQQLKKKLQETMWDNVAIIRSEQGLRMALRTISQLEGQISRMNVPEESKFNRYLQEALEVENMIETAKMVITAAVLRQESRGAHYREDFPETRDDWKKSIVLNRNGKIGLISRV, encoded by the coding sequence ATGGAAAGCGAATTTTATAAATGTGATGTGCTGATTATTGGTTCTGGAGGCGCGGGATGTAGAGCAGCAATAGAAGTTTCTAATCACAATTTAAAACCAATAATTGTTTCTAAAGGACTATCATTTAAATCAGGATGTACAGGAATGGCTGAAGGTGGATATAATGCTGCTTTTGCCTATGTGGACTGTGACGACAACACCAACATTCACTATGAAGATACTCTAAAAGGAGGAGGCTTCATAAATGACCCAGAATTGGCCAGGATACTGGTGGATGAATCACCAGAACGGTTGGTGGATCTGGAAAATTACGGGGCCATGTTTGATCGCCAGGAATCTGGAGAACTGGATCAAAGGCCTTTTGGTGGTCAGACATTTAGAAGAACCTGCTTTCAAGGAGACCGGACCGGGCATGAAATGATAACTGCTCTTAAAGAAGAAGTTATTCGGCGGGAAATCACTACTCTGGATGAGATAATGATAACAGCCCTTATTACAGACGAAAACCGGGAAAAAGTCCAAGGTGCAGTGGGGTTATCCCTAAAAGATTCTAAAATCCTTATATTTCATGCCAAATCCACTATAATGGCCACGGGTGGTGCCGGTCAGATTTACCCGGTCACATCAAATACGGTTCAAAAAGGCGGGGATGGTTTTGCACTGGCCTGGAATGCTGGAGCAGATCTAATTGACATGGAACAGGTGCAATTTCACCCCACAGGAATGGTTTATCCCGACTCAAGAAAAGGGGTTCTGGTTACCGAGGCCGTAAGGGGAGAAGGTGGAATTCTCCTGGATAAAGAGGGTAATAGATTCATGGGTAATTATGATTCTCGTATGGAACTGGCCACGCGGGATGTGGTGGCTCGGGCCATTTACAATGAAATTAGGGGAGGAAGAGGTACTAAAAATGGGGGAGTTTTCCTGGATGTCACTCACATTGATCCCGAACTTATTGAAGAAAAGTTGGAGACTATGATTCTACAATTCCAGGATGTTGGTGTGGATATTCGTAAAGAACCAATGGAAGTAGCTCCTACTGCCCATCACTTTATGGGTGGGGTGAAAATTGATGAAAATGGTCACAGTAGTGTGGAAAATCTGTTTGCCGCTGGTGAAGTCACAGGGGGAGTTCACGGGGCTAATCGTCTAGGTGGAAATGCACTGGCTGATACTCAAGTATTTGGGGAAAGGGCCGGTAAAGCTGCCGCTGAAAACGCCTTAAAATCTGGTGATGAATTGAATCAAGCCTTTGTAGAAAAAGAAGAAAAGAGAATTCAAGGTAAAATTCAAGATGGGGATATTCCACCTCAACAGCTTAAAAAGAAACTTCAAGAAACTATGTGGGATAATGTGGCCATTATACGTAGTGAACAAGGTTTAAGGATGGCTTTGAGAACAATAAGTCAACTAGAAGGACAAATAAGTAGAATGAATGTTCCTGAGGAATCTAAGTTTAACCGCTACTTGCAGGAAGCCTTGGAAGTAGAGAACATGATCGAAACTGCCAAAATGGTTATTACTGCGGCTGTTTTAAGACAGGAAAGTCGGGGGGCCCATTACCGTGAGGACTTCCCAGAAACTAGGGATGACTGGAAAAAGAGTATAGTTTTAAATAGAAATGGTAAGATTGGCCTGATTAGTCGGGTCTGA
- a CDS encoding HAD family hydrolase: MNPLVLFDIDKTLIDRSECHHQAFIHAFKKIYGVDTSVEVINYHGKTDPQIMHEVLLAEGLDENDICPFKNDFLNSISNYFIANVKYDKIKVIDGAMPLLKELENRKVLLGLLTGNIETIAYSKLNHVGLGHYFKLGGFGSDSHYRPNLVLKAIQRAENDFRFVRNKNNVFVVGDTPLDVAAGLKAGILTIGVASGEYSKNELLNSGAHYVLDDLRNKNKFLKILL; encoded by the coding sequence ATGAATCCATTAGTACTTTTTGACATTGACAAAACCCTTATTGACCGTTCAGAGTGTCATCACCAGGCATTTATACATGCCTTTAAGAAAATTTATGGAGTGGATACTTCGGTGGAAGTAATCAACTATCATGGAAAGACAGATCCCCAAATTATGCATGAGGTTTTACTTGCAGAAGGCCTCGATGAAAATGACATCTGTCCATTTAAAAATGATTTTCTTAATTCTATCTCCAATTATTTTATTGCTAATGTAAAGTATGATAAAATTAAAGTAATTGATGGGGCTATGCCACTACTAAAAGAGCTTGAAAATCGAAAAGTGCTACTGGGACTTCTGACTGGAAATATAGAAACTATTGCCTATTCCAAGCTCAATCACGTGGGCCTGGGCCACTATTTTAAATTAGGAGGATTTGGAAGCGATAGCCATTATAGGCCAAATCTAGTCTTAAAGGCCATACAAAGGGCAGAAAATGATTTTAGGTTTGTGAGAAATAAAAATAATGTTTTTGTGGTGGGCGATACACCTCTGGATGTGGCCGCTGGTTTAAAAGCTGGGATTTTGACCATTGGTGTGGCCAGTGGGGAGTATTCTAAAAATGAATTACTGAATAGCGGGGCCCACTATGTTTTAGATGATTTAAGGAACAAAAATAAGTTTTTAAAAATATTATTATGA
- the sepS gene encoding O-phosphoserine--tRNA ligase: MDKKKIIKLAKKDFEKAWMESGKLLKAPHHDQQHPRLRFNTGKSHVLYDTIWQIRQAYLQLGFQETINPLFVEEEHVYKQFGPEAPAVLDRCFYLAGLPRPDIGLGMDKIEKIEKLGVEVNEDRLKDLQDVFRGYKKGDVEGDDLVHEVSISLEVKDHIGLRVLEKVFPEIHELQPISSRTTLRSHMTSGWFISLQNAHNHSKLPLKLFSIDRCFRREQREDSSHLMTYHSASCVVVDEEVSLDVGKAISESLLEYFGFSKFKFLPDEKKSKYYIPETQTEVYGYHPKLKEWIEIATFGLYSPIALSKYGIDEEVMNLGVGAERMAMVLNQANDIREMVYPQIYGKWELSDRDLATMLRINYYPVTEEGKVLMENIISVWSENASAESPCEFTIFSGEFLGKNITLKAVEEESNTRLLGPAAKNQVYIYQGNIVGVPVEGKLDDPLIKEAMSKGIPINTSYLEALAAQAAYKVEEMVVSGMDEIKIRSTIARSLSDINLQLDNVALNYITGNNKEIDIRGPIFSTLVCRMD; encoded by the coding sequence TTGGACAAGAAAAAGATTATAAAACTGGCTAAGAAAGATTTTGAAAAGGCATGGATGGAAAGTGGAAAACTATTAAAAGCCCCACACCATGACCAGCAGCACCCCCGGTTACGCTTCAATACCGGAAAATCACATGTTTTATACGACACCATATGGCAAATAAGACAGGCCTACCTACAACTAGGTTTTCAGGAAACTATAAACCCTCTTTTTGTGGAAGAAGAACATGTTTACAAGCAGTTTGGGCCAGAAGCCCCCGCAGTTCTTGACCGCTGTTTCTACTTGGCAGGTCTTCCAAGACCAGACATTGGTTTGGGAATGGATAAAATAGAAAAAATTGAAAAACTGGGTGTGGAAGTTAATGAAGATCGTTTAAAAGACCTTCAAGATGTTTTTAGAGGTTATAAAAAGGGAGATGTGGAAGGAGACGACTTAGTACATGAAGTTTCTATCTCTCTGGAAGTAAAAGACCATATTGGCCTGCGGGTTCTGGAGAAGGTATTCCCAGAGATACATGAGTTACAGCCCATATCCAGTCGAACTACTCTGAGATCCCATATGACATCGGGATGGTTTATATCATTACAAAATGCCCATAATCATTCTAAATTACCCCTTAAACTATTTTCTATTGATAGATGTTTTAGAAGAGAACAACGCGAAGATTCAAGTCACTTGATGACTTATCATTCAGCTTCCTGCGTAGTAGTGGATGAAGAAGTTTCCCTAGATGTGGGTAAGGCCATTTCTGAAAGTTTACTGGAATATTTTGGTTTTTCCAAGTTTAAGTTCCTTCCGGATGAGAAAAAATCCAAATATTACATTCCTGAAACCCAAACTGAGGTTTATGGATACCACCCCAAGCTAAAAGAATGGATAGAAATTGCCACCTTCGGATTGTATTCCCCTATTGCCCTTTCCAAATATGGTATTGATGAAGAGGTCATGAACCTGGGAGTAGGTGCTGAAAGAATGGCCATGGTCCTGAATCAGGCCAATGACATTAGGGAAATGGTTTATCCCCAAATATATGGTAAATGGGAACTCAGTGATCGTGATTTGGCCACCATGCTGCGTATAAATTATTATCCGGTCACTGAAGAAGGTAAGGTCCTCATGGAAAACATAATTTCTGTCTGGAGTGAAAATGCATCGGCAGAATCACCCTGCGAGTTTACCATATTCTCTGGAGAATTTTTAGGCAAAAATATTACTTTAAAAGCCGTAGAAGAAGAATCCAACACCCGACTTTTAGGGCCTGCCGCTAAAAATCAGGTTTACATTTATCAAGGCAATATTGTAGGCGTTCCAGTAGAAGGAAAATTAGATGATCCTCTGATAAAAGAGGCCATGAGTAAGGGAATTCCAATTAATACCAGTTACTTAGAGGCTCTTGCTGCTCAAGCCGCCTACAAAGTAGAAGAAATGGTAGTTAGTGGAATGGATGAAATTAAAATTAGAAGCACCATTGCCCGCTCACTTTCTGACATAAACCTACAGCTAGATAATGTGGCCTTGAATTATATTACTGGGAATAATAAAGAAATTGATATTAGGGGCCCTATATTTTCTACGTTGGTTTGTAGAATGGATTAA
- a CDS encoding PAS domain S-box protein — protein MSPFKILLVEDDAIESLDIQKRLEILGYEVPYVASRGQEAIDKASEIMPDLVLMDITLKGDMNGIEAASKIIKLNIPIIYLTAHSDEATVKKAKHTQPYGYLIKPYDPNELKYALELAIYKSKNDKKLKESYAISKALLNSSNYSVFLTDNKGIFLDVNESTALRLGFDKIQLIGSHFKEFINPKLAKSRWKHFENVIKTKKPVEFEDERDGIIFEHRIIPILENGEVKKLASFSRDITDKKIAEQTIIESGKRYKTIFDNSGSSSILFDKSGLILMVNSEWENVSGYSKEEVEGKMNWMELVHPDYLDLMMKYHQKRESGDSSIPSKYETRFIKKNGSPLNMYVSIAPMVGKKEWIASSIDITDLKKTQEKLSQNEERLNLAMQGANAALFDWNISTGAAYFSPEYYQMFGYEPGESPATYESWIKIIHPEDREKTISNLNQQFKDKLDQFKIEYRAICKDSTEKWILGLAKGNEFDENGMATRIIGINLDMSEQKELEKNLSDSQRTLKTLMSNLPGMAYRCKNDPQWTIEFVSEGCLELTGYTSEDLNENKKLSFASLIHPDDREKVWEEVQKALAEKKHFKIPYRIITSDSITKYVLEKGKGIFSGKGELLALEGFISDISEQKIAEEKLTESENYLYKIINTIPDPVFVKNRNHEWELVNTAFCEFIGHSNEELVGKSDYDFFPEHEADVFWEKDEEVFITKKENVNEEKITTYSGHTHTIITKKTVYNDKTGADHLVGVIRDVTDLKNVQKSLKKQYNFLQNLMDSIPNPIFYKDVNYKYRGCNTAFEEVLGKSKKSIIGKTVYDLNPPELSDKFHEKDQKLFENPGAQRYESPVKYADGTIHEILFVKNTYNDPNGNLAGMIGVMSDITEIRNAEKALKISEREYREVFENMDTALAVYEALHDGEDFIIKDFNLAGAKIEQVSRKEVIGKKITEAFPGVIEFGLFDVFKRVWKTGTPERFPISFYKDERISGWRENYVYKLASGEVVAVYDDLTEKKQAEEEIILNQNRLKSLVKILQYNPESVQELLDYALREAIELTKSKIGYIYHYYPDKEEFILNTWSKGVMEECSVEKAPAIYKLEKTGIWGEAVRQKKSFIINDFQSHHPLKKGYPEGHAPLYKYMTLPVFSRNEIVAVVGVANKEEDYNATDLLQLELLMDAVWKGVDRQKFEEALQISEIQYKSIFENTGTATAISEEDMVLSLVNEEFCELSGYSKEEIENKLTWTEFFVEDQLELMKKYHRLRRIDPKKAPKNYESQLIDREGNIKDAYMSVAMIPGTKKSLVSVLDITEKKRSRTNLKKELKINQSLAHIYSPIISPDSSIEDVASVILKESKELTGSLQGYVSSIDPKTGYNIIHTLTKMMPNCKVLVEEERLEFPKGADGKYNGLWGYSLNIGNSFFTNSPQEHESSAGIPEGHIKLENFLSVPIFSEKKLVGQIALANSPRDYSKKDIDAITRIGEFYALAIHSKEADKEIRNSLEEKDTLLREIHHRVKNNMQIISSLLNLQKYWDSDVDPLELIEDSQNRIRTMSIVHELLYQSENLSKVDLKVYIQKLTNYLFEQYSARSRKITLWTDLEEGYLNIETSVPCCLIVNELVSNSLKHAFQSGDGEIQILFHKLNEKYELIVKDNGIGLPKDFDLEKSHTLGLFLVKSLIDQIDGVLEVKNDNGVEFKIVFEELIYKKRF, from the coding sequence ATGTCCCCATTTAAAATATTACTCGTAGAAGACGATGCTATTGAATCTCTCGATATTCAGAAGAGGTTGGAAATATTAGGCTATGAAGTTCCTTATGTAGCATCAAGAGGTCAAGAAGCAATAGATAAAGCTTCAGAGATAATGCCAGATCTTGTTTTAATGGACATTACTTTAAAAGGAGATATGAATGGTATAGAAGCCGCTTCAAAGATAATAAAATTAAATATCCCAATAATTTATTTAACAGCACATTCAGATGAAGCTACAGTTAAAAAAGCCAAACATACCCAACCTTATGGTTATTTAATTAAACCTTACGATCCTAATGAACTTAAATATGCTCTGGAACTTGCAATTTACAAGAGTAAAAATGATAAAAAGTTGAAAGAAAGCTATGCAATTTCTAAAGCCTTGCTAAATTCTTCCAATTATTCTGTTTTTCTAACAGATAATAAAGGAATTTTCTTAGATGTTAATGAATCTACTGCTCTGAGATTAGGATTTGATAAAATACAACTTATTGGTTCTCATTTTAAAGAATTTATAAATCCTAAACTTGCAAAATCACGCTGGAAACATTTTGAAAATGTTATTAAAACAAAAAAACCAGTTGAATTTGAAGATGAGCGAGATGGAATCATATTTGAACACCGCATCATCCCCATATTAGAAAACGGAGAAGTTAAAAAATTAGCCTCATTTAGCAGAGATATAACTGATAAAAAAATAGCAGAACAGACAATTATCGAATCTGGAAAGAGATATAAGACTATTTTTGACAATTCTGGCTCTTCTAGTATACTTTTTGATAAAAGTGGACTAATATTAATGGTTAATTCTGAATGGGAAAATGTATCCGGATATTCTAAAGAAGAAGTTGAAGGAAAAATGAATTGGATGGAACTTGTACATCCAGATTACCTTGATTTAATGATGAAATACCACCAAAAAAGAGAATCAGGAGATTCTTCAATTCCTTCCAAATACGAAACTCGCTTTATTAAAAAAAATGGTTCACCATTAAATATGTATGTTTCAATTGCCCCCATGGTCGGGAAAAAAGAATGGATAGCCTCATCCATAGACATAACTGATTTAAAGAAAACTCAGGAAAAATTATCACAGAATGAAGAACGTTTAAATCTGGCCATGCAAGGCGCCAATGCCGCATTATTTGACTGGAATATTAGCACCGGAGCTGCCTATTTTTCACCAGAATACTATCAAATGTTTGGCTATGAACCCGGAGAATCCCCAGCCACTTATGAATCCTGGATCAAGATTATTCATCCCGAAGACCGTGAAAAAACTATTTCAAACCTCAATCAACAATTTAAAGATAAATTAGATCAATTTAAAATAGAATATAGGGCAATATGCAAAGATAGTACAGAGAAATGGATTTTAGGCCTGGCTAAGGGAAATGAATTTGACGAAAATGGTATGGCCACCAGAATCATTGGAATCAACCTAGATATGAGTGAACAAAAAGAACTAGAAAAAAATCTAAGCGATAGTCAACGAACATTAAAAACATTAATGAGTAATTTACCCGGTATGGCCTACCGCTGCAAAAACGATCCTCAATGGACCATAGAATTTGTCAGCGAAGGATGTTTAGAGCTTACAGGATATACATCAGAAGATTTAAATGAAAATAAAAAACTTTCTTTTGCTTCTTTGATTCATCCCGACGACCGTGAAAAAGTCTGGGAAGAAGTGCAAAAAGCATTAGCAGAAAAAAAGCATTTTAAAATACCTTATAGAATAATTACTTCGGATTCTATAACTAAATATGTTTTAGAAAAAGGAAAAGGAATTTTTTCGGGTAAAGGGGAACTATTGGCCTTAGAAGGATTCATATCTGATATAAGTGAACAAAAAATAGCAGAAGAAAAACTTACTGAATCAGAAAATTATCTATACAAGATTATTAACACCATTCCCGACCCAGTATTCGTTAAAAATCGAAACCATGAATGGGAATTAGTAAACACTGCTTTTTGTGAATTTATTGGTCATAGTAATGAAGAATTAGTAGGAAAATCCGATTATGATTTCTTCCCCGAGCATGAGGCAGATGTTTTCTGGGAAAAGGACGAAGAAGTATTTATCACGAAAAAAGAAAATGTAAATGAAGAAAAAATTACTACTTATTCCGGGCATACGCACACCATTATCACTAAAAAAACTGTTTACAATGATAAAACCGGAGCAGATCACTTGGTCGGTGTTATCCGTGATGTGACAGATTTAAAAAATGTGCAAAAATCTTTAAAAAAGCAATACAATTTCCTTCAAAATTTAATGGACAGTATACCTAACCCTATTTTCTATAAAGATGTTAATTACAAGTATAGAGGATGTAATACTGCATTTGAAGAAGTTTTAGGCAAATCTAAAAAATCAATCATTGGAAAAACAGTTTATGACTTAAATCCTCCTGAATTATCAGATAAATTCCATGAAAAAGATCAAAAACTATTTGAAAATCCCGGCGCCCAGAGGTATGAATCTCCTGTAAAATATGCTGATGGCACTATACATGAAATCCTTTTTGTAAAAAATACCTACAATGACCCCAATGGTAATTTAGCCGGAATGATTGGAGTAATGTCTGACATTACAGAAATAAGAAATGCTGAGAAAGCATTGAAAATCTCAGAAAGAGAATATAGGGAAGTTTTTGAAAATATGGATACTGCATTAGCAGTTTATGAAGCCTTACATGACGGCGAAGACTTCATAATTAAAGATTTCAACCTTGCAGGTGCCAAAATAGAGCAAGTATCTAGAAAAGAGGTTATTGGTAAAAAAATTACTGAAGCATTCCCCGGAGTAATAGAATTCGGACTATTTGATGTGTTTAAAAGGGTCTGGAAAACCGGGACCCCGGAAAGGTTCCCTATTTCATTTTATAAGGACGAAAGAATTTCGGGCTGGCGTGAAAATTATGTTTACAAATTAGCTTCAGGCGAAGTTGTAGCAGTTTATGATGATTTAACTGAAAAAAAGCAGGCCGAAGAAGAAATAATTCTTAATCAGAATAGATTAAAAAGTTTGGTTAAAATATTGCAGTATAATCCAGAATCGGTTCAAGAACTATTAGATTATGCTCTTAGAGAAGCAATTGAACTTACTAAAAGTAAAATAGGTTATATTTACCATTATTATCCTGATAAAGAAGAATTTATTCTAAATACCTGGTCAAAAGGTGTTATGGAAGAGTGTTCAGTTGAGAAAGCACCTGCAATCTATAAACTAGAAAAAACAGGTATTTGGGGAGAAGCCGTTCGCCAGAAAAAATCATTTATTATAAATGACTTCCAATCCCACCATCCACTTAAAAAGGGCTATCCTGAAGGACACGCTCCACTTTATAAATACATGACTCTTCCAGTTTTTAGTAGAAACGAAATTGTGGCCGTGGTGGGTGTGGCCAATAAAGAAGAAGATTACAATGCAACAGATTTGCTGCAGTTAGAATTACTTATGGATGCTGTTTGGAAAGGTGTAGATCGTCAAAAATTTGAAGAAGCTTTACAGATTTCTGAAATACAATATAAATCTATTTTTGAAAATACAGGCACAGCCACCGCTATAAGCGAGGAAGATATGGTTTTATCCTTGGTTAATGAAGAATTTTGTGAACTTAGTGGTTATTCTAAAGAAGAAATAGAAAATAAACTGACCTGGACTGAATTCTTTGTGGAAGACCAATTAGAACTAATGAAAAAATACCATAGGCTGCGCCGAATAGATCCTAAAAAAGCGCCGAAAAACTATGAAAGCCAGTTAATAGATCGCGAAGGTAATATTAAAGACGCTTATATGAGTGTAGCTATGATTCCTGGTACTAAAAAGAGTTTAGTATCAGTCCTGGATATAACTGAAAAGAAAAGATCACGTACTAATCTTAAAAAAGAACTTAAAATTAATCAATCTCTAGCACATATATACTCCCCCATTATTTCTCCTGATTCAAGCATAGAGGACGTAGCGTCAGTAATTTTAAAAGAGTCAAAAGAATTAACTGGAAGTTTGCAGGGTTATGTTTCTTCCATAGATCCAAAAACAGGATATAATATAATCCATACTTTGACTAAAATGATGCCTAACTGTAAAGTATTGGTAGAAGAAGAACGGCTTGAATTCCCAAAAGGAGCCGATGGCAAATATAATGGTCTTTGGGGTTATTCATTGAATATAGGAAATTCTTTCTTTACTAATTCACCACAAGAACATGAGTCATCAGCAGGAATTCCCGAAGGACATATTAAGTTAGAAAATTTTCTATCAGTGCCTATTTTTTCAGAGAAAAAATTGGTAGGGCAAATTGCACTCGCTAATTCCCCTCGCGATTATTCTAAAAAAGACATAGATGCCATAACTAGAATTGGTGAATTTTATGCGCTAGCCATTCATAGTAAAGAAGCTGACAAAGAAATAAGGAACTCTTTAGAGGAAAAAGATACTCTTTTAAGAGAAATTCATCACCGGGTTAAAAACAATATGCAAATAATTTCCAGCCTCCTTAATCTACAAAAATACTGGGATTCTGATGTAGATCCACTGGAACTAATTGAAGACAGTCAGAATAGAATAAGAACCATGTCTATTGTCCATGAATTGTTATATCAATCTGAAAACCTGTCAAAAGTTGATTTAAAGGTATACATACAAAAATTGACCAATTACCTATTTGAACAATACTCTGCTAGAAGCCGGAAAATAACTTTATGGACCGATTTAGAAGAGGGTTACTTAAATATTGAAACATCAGTCCCTTGTTGTTTAATAGTAAATGAACTAGTTTCAAATAGCCTAAAACATGCTTTCCAGTCAGGAGATGGAGAAATTCAGATATTATTCCATAAGTTGAATGAGAAATATGAATTAATAGTTAAAGATAATGGAATTGGTCTTCCAAAAGATTTTGATTTGGAAAAATCCCACACCTTAGGATTATTTTTAGTAAAAAGCTTGATTGATCAAATCGATGGAGTATTAGAAGTTAAAAATGATAATGGTGTGGAATTTAAAATAGTTTTTGAGGAACTTATATATAAAAAGAGATTTTAG
- a CDS encoding amidohydrolase family protein, whose protein sequence is MENHTILIKNAQILGGTVNNGSVLIENDKIIEINDKIDFSHIDKVIDAENKILMPGMVNTHTHLSMSLLRGLADDLPLDTWLNEHIWPMEAHLNGDYCYAGALLACVEMIKSGTTTFNDMYFFMDDVARAADEAGLRGILSHGMIDLGDEEKRKAEFKESKRLIEECHDTADGRITVAFGPHSAYTCSKELLKGVRKEANKYGNHIHIHVAETEYEVQQVMGAHGKRPFEYLDEIGLLGEDVLAAHAVHLSTDEIEIVKKRGVKLSHNPASNMKLASGVSPVPEMLKKGICVSLGTDGAASNNNLDMLEEMKLAALLQKIHNMDPTYLTAQQTYEMATINGAHALGMESDIGTIEVGKKADLVLLDSKAPHLTPFRNPLSHLVYSASGSDVNTTICNGKILMENREVLSIPEAQIIEMSQNAAEEMLSKN, encoded by the coding sequence ATGGAAAATCATACCATTCTAATAAAAAATGCTCAAATATTAGGCGGAACAGTGAATAATGGATCCGTGTTAATAGAAAATGATAAAATTATTGAAATCAATGATAAGATTGATTTTAGCCATATAGATAAAGTCATAGATGCTGAAAATAAAATTTTAATGCCCGGAATGGTCAATACCCATACTCACCTATCCATGAGTTTGCTTAGAGGTCTGGCCGATGATTTACCACTGGACACCTGGTTAAATGAACATATATGGCCCATGGAGGCCCACCTAAATGGAGATTACTGCTATGCCGGGGCTTTATTGGCCTGCGTGGAAATGATAAAATCGGGAACCACTACCTTTAATGATATGTACTTTTTTATGGATGATGTGGCCCGGGCCGCAGATGAAGCCGGCCTAAGGGGCATTTTAAGCCACGGCATGATTGATCTAGGCGACGAAGAAAAAAGAAAGGCTGAGTTTAAGGAAAGCAAGCGCCTCATTGAAGAATGTCATGACACTGCAGATGGGAGAATAACCGTAGCATTTGGACCTCACTCAGCATACACCTGTTCTAAAGAACTTTTGAAAGGAGTAAGAAAGGAAGCTAATAAATATGGCAATCATATACACATCCATGTAGCTGAGACGGAATATGAAGTTCAACAAGTAATGGGGGCCCATGGGAAACGTCCATTTGAATATTTAGATGAAATTGGCCTTTTAGGAGAGGATGTTCTGGCCGCTCATGCCGTGCACCTTTCTACAGATGAAATAGAAATTGTAAAAAAAAGGGGAGTTAAATTATCTCACAATCCAGCCAGTAATATGAAACTAGCTTCAGGAGTTTCACCAGTGCCTGAGATGCTTAAAAAAGGAATCTGTGTATCCCTGGGAACCGATGGTGCCGCTTCCAATAACAATTTAGATATGTTAGAAGAGATGAAACTTGCTGCACTGCTCCAGAAAATCCATAATATGGATCCTACTTATTTAACTGCCCAGCAAACCTATGAAATGGCCACTATTAATGGAGCCCATGCTCTGGGAATGGAAAGTGATATTGGAACTATCGAAGTGGGTAAAAAGGCAGATTTAGTTCTTTTAGATTCTAAAGCCCCTCATTTAACACCATTTAGAAACCCATTATCCCACCTTGTTTATTCCGCCAGTGGCAGTGATGTAAATACTACCATATGTAATGGAAAGATCTTAATGGAAAATAGAGAAGTTTTAAGCATTCCTGAAGCACAAATAATTGAAATGTCTCAGAACGCTGCTGAAGAAATGCTTTCTAAAAATTAA